A segment of the Sphingopyxis sp. OAS728 genome:
GCGATTTTTGGCGGACCGGATGGCCGGTAGTCATTCATCGTTGGACGAACCGGAGACGACACGGCGTATGCAGATCATCGTTCGCGACAATAATGTCGACCAGGCCCTTCGCGCGCTCAAGAAGAAGCTGCAGCGTGAGGGCGTGTATCGCGAAATGAAGCTGCGCCGCCATTACGAGAAGCCCAGCGAAAAGCGCGCGCGCGAGCACGCTGCCGCTGTCCGCCGCGCCCGCAAGATGGAGCGCAAGCGGATGGAGCGCGACGGTATCAAGTAAGACCGCTTCCCTTTCGGG
Coding sequences within it:
- the rpsU gene encoding 30S ribosomal protein S21, with the translated sequence MQIIVRDNNVDQALRALKKKLQREGVYREMKLRRHYEKPSEKRAREHAAAVRRARKMERKRMERDGIK